In Flammeovirgaceae bacterium 311, one DNA window encodes the following:
- a CDS encoding hypothetical protein (COG0705 Uncharacterized membrane protein (homolog of Drosophila rhomboid)), with the protein MKHYSTKFKHIVPTFLLIAFGTTAVTLLFRWVFTINSEILPIKEDVFNIWLPIILPWIPMLIWLRPKVRIVKFKKGGDAPMLLQFIAWGTMVAMLIVSNGYLKTATGKLAELHSIDELVEQDSRYIKFGHIELERQFGSAHTEFRASGKYNQYLNFDTYFVYPFKVSNPDSKFKYWYGVKFDEQISNKISPEEKEKKYQFFFEKAVKDFESYKFSEPNFFEILPHSDDRDGFKNAITQLGIYSDVEPVIIEPREGLYSERNGNKLAWIFGSFGIGFSLFLFALIFPQYHAAEHRRQLKGLKPKSDELVDMLKFLVPRDGHFATSIILDLNILVFLVMVFSGIHIISPNGSELLEWGANRRSETIGGDWWRLVSSMFLHGGIMHLFLNVYGLVIAAIFVEPIFGRINYFIIYFASGICGSLASIYWYENTVSVGASGAIFGLYGAILGLLLTNAVPKDGKKLIFMLMGPYVGINLLFGLTGGIDNAAHIGGLVSGALLALILYLTKNTDNSSQPA; encoded by the coding sequence ATGAAGCACTATTCAACAAAGTTCAAGCATATCGTTCCTACCTTTTTACTGATTGCATTTGGAACAACTGCAGTCACTCTGTTATTTCGATGGGTATTCACAATCAATTCAGAGATCTTGCCCATCAAAGAGGATGTTTTCAACATTTGGCTACCAATAATATTGCCTTGGATACCGATGTTGATATGGCTAAGGCCAAAGGTTAGGATAGTAAAATTCAAAAAAGGTGGAGATGCTCCAATGCTATTACAATTTATAGCATGGGGTACTATGGTTGCTATGCTAATAGTCTCGAATGGCTATTTGAAAACAGCTACAGGGAAGTTAGCCGAGCTACATTCGATTGATGAGCTTGTAGAACAGGACTCCAGGTATATTAAATTTGGTCATATAGAACTTGAAAGACAATTTGGCAGTGCACACACAGAGTTTCGTGCAAGCGGCAAGTACAATCAGTATCTGAATTTTGACACTTATTTTGTCTACCCATTCAAAGTAAGTAACCCAGATAGTAAATTCAAGTATTGGTACGGAGTAAAGTTTGATGAGCAAATAAGCAATAAAATTAGCCCTGAAGAGAAGGAAAAGAAGTATCAATTTTTCTTTGAAAAAGCAGTAAAAGATTTTGAGTCCTATAAATTTTCCGAACCTAACTTTTTTGAGATTTTACCCCATTCGGATGATCGTGACGGATTTAAAAATGCGATAACACAATTAGGCATATATTCAGATGTTGAGCCTGTTATCATTGAGCCTCGGGAAGGCTTGTATTCCGAAAGAAATGGAAACAAGTTGGCGTGGATTTTTGGATCGTTCGGTATTGGTTTCTCGTTATTTTTATTTGCTTTGATCTTCCCTCAATATCACGCAGCTGAGCATAGGAGACAGTTAAAAGGGTTAAAGCCAAAGTCGGACGAGCTGGTGGACATGCTAAAGTTTCTAGTCCCTAGGGATGGGCATTTTGCTACTTCAATTATCCTCGATCTCAATATTCTTGTATTTCTCGTCATGGTTTTCTCAGGCATCCATATTATATCGCCAAATGGCAGTGAGCTATTAGAATGGGGAGCAAATAGAAGATCCGAAACAATTGGTGGTGATTGGTGGCGTCTGGTCTCAAGTATGTTCTTACACGGTGGAATAATGCACCTGTTTTTAAATGTTTATGGGTTGGTAATCGCTGCAATATTTGTCGAACCAATATTTGGGCGCATCAACTATTTTATAATCTACTTTGCCTCTGGAATCTGTGGAAGCTTAGCAAGTATTTATTGGTATGAAAATACGGTAAGTGTAGGTGCTTCAGGTGCAATATTTGGCCTCTATGGAGCGATACTAGGATTGCTATTAACAAACGCTGTTCCTAAAGATGGCAAGAAGTTAATTTTTATGTTAATGGGGCCTTATGTTGGAATCAACTTACTTTTCGGACTCACAGGAGGCATCGATAATGCAGCTCACATTGGAGGTCTGGTTTCAGGAGCCCTGTTGGCATTAATTTTATACTTAACAAAGAATACAGATAATAGCAGTCAGCCCGCATAA